From Ptiloglossa arizonensis isolate GNS036 chromosome 14, iyPtiAriz1_principal, whole genome shotgun sequence, the proteins below share one genomic window:
- the Ten-m gene encoding teneurin transmembrane protein Ten-m isoform X7, protein MCDPTALLDLVPSEGLLKRPSMDYNEYTYCYGGGRGCLLDNSAPRGPPDVPPRNPTMSRVNGRLPGSHAVSDHERDPDLQPSCLVRTPSGGFYSIPKIPKNEYNNKNQSTGNSPIKVELQNNMDRVPLPYGHAPSMIPMRRQSIRCHFVKGVDWCSWKLIAMILLIVSLCITAALAYVVVSSIVNRSYQSAKACTIGENVETKALSVDANKTSSTAIATSSQSNSRTRPQAAPGGSINLSVRMLEHVYIRNRRDTFNQHALHQTVASPEYREVPPSTVSAHEVDEDEASRSLTSNGDRFGRVVHETEHADDPRAKVNNTGRTDVVLEDVLESSGSTAPRGTIMLAVNVSDSSITNYTHDRTTRTTLAVDLASTSSVSLVSDPPGDRSLASSFSSSISLNEPANRPSETPVADHAATKSTWTALLGDDNQNDTVLATDRPITLENRDEDVTDVSFEPSVDTTDDANAAETSNVSGGRVDPRRSSSSGLESNEYGEKIGNGGIVGSITVTGSTNDYGYASGRNEHVDRNVESLEDTEATTDSTATASGNGDTIDDPPPEHSNVSNDKWTAYDFNENPVPPRADGDSESVSSEYREDTERPTNERNNRPGTNDRNDTLKSVIVATNEQPYRKNNVDNYTSDVVKETRELSREEDSSYESDPTVSRANSSEKSEELQRDYPVPIYNYGQEEVEIVKLGQKSESGTTSDSSQRGYESLNDVPRLVHQNSDLKVITREENDEEFLREFEKKFREESVESEPRFEEPGSRKNQARTNTENDSVSPLIQQVKIVEVPVHRAEYSSASSSASSSHRVLVNITIASGDSASSASKPLYVLSVSVPTNGDAETHSSGTNVDQAQLHEPEARKSSTHDTSNIANPIESNDNNRLPPPPQPPSSPPPSIWAGGECECSCPCMGSSSDEWDNFSANDENLNFYLEPDNSSLTVEESSERRATDDRYGTKRNESDLPSSTSFVTVDSEDSTKTIDTTTSSSTVHDPTSSDEENTGSTERTSNYETESSTVDMSWCSGTTSLPPEPTILILEGARTFPARSFPPDGTTFAQVGLGQKLNKEIPPYSYWNMQFYQSEAAYVRFDYNIPRGASIGVYARRNALPTHTQYDLLEVLSGFKARTTRASQPSIKKEVTYYMEPGHWFLSLYNDDGDPQEVSFIAVIAEDMTHNCPNGCSGKGECLLGHCQCNPGFGGEDCSESVCPVLCSQRGEYINGECQCNPGWKGKECSLRHDECEVPDCNGRGLCAIGKCICLQGYKGMYCEEEDCLHPNCSGHGFCADGTCICKKGWKGADCSQMDKEALQCLPDCSGHGNFELDTQTCLCEPMWSGDDCSKELCDLDCGPHGHCVDNVCDCLPGWSGELCNLKQCDPRCNEHGQCKNGTCLCVTGWNGKHCTMEGCPNSCSGHGQCRVSNDGQWECRCYDGWDGKDCNVLLEQNCNDGRDNDKDGLIDCADPECCSNYICRSSQLCVSAPKPIDILLRKQPPAITASFFERMKFLIDEGSLQNYARQETFNESRSAVVRGRVVTHLGTGLMGVRVSTSTPLEGFTLTRDDGWFDLLVNGGGAVTLQFGRSPFKPQSHIVFVPWNEVVIIDKIVMTAAEEKQPSHVPHSCAAHDYDMMKPVVLATWKHGFQGACPDKSAILAESQVIQESLQIPGTGLNLVYHSSRAAGYLSTIQLQLTPEVIPPTLNLIHLRITIEGILFERTFEADPVIRFTYAWNRLNVYRQRVYGVTTAMVKVGYEYSDCKDVIWDVQTTKLSGHDMSISEVGGWNLDIHHRYNFHEGILQKGDGSNIYLKQKPRVILTTMGDGHQRPVDCYECDGQASKQRLLAPVALATAPDGSIFVGDFNLVRKILVDGTVRTVVRLNVTRVSYRYHIALSPLDGTLYISDPECHQIIRVRDTNDYTDPDHNWETVVGSGERCLPGDEAHCGDGALARDAKLAYPKGVAVSADNVLYFADGTNIRMVDRDGIITTVIGNHMHRSHWKPIPCEGTLNVEEVHLRWPTELAINPLDNSLHMIDDHMVLQLAPDGRVKVVAGRPLRCPWPSTSFDTELATHATLVMPQSIAFGPSGNLYIAESDSQRINRLRVIGTDGKISPYAGAESKCNCLERGCDCFEADHYLASTSKFNTISAVAVSPDGVVHIGDQANYRIRSVTASIPDASGAREYEIYSPDTQEIYVFNRFGQHVATKNILTGETVYQFTYNVNTSNGKLSTVTDAAGNKVFLLRDYSSQVNSIENTKGQKCRLRMSRMKMLHELSTPDNYNVTFDYHGPTGLLKTKLDSTGRSYVYNYDEFGRLTSAVTPTGKVISLTFDLSLKGAVVKVGQNNRKPISMLIKGSSVITKVGEAEQRTTVLADGSVGQVTPWAHTISTDTLPYSVLAEIEPLLGESYPVPAKQRTEIAGDLANRFEWRYFLRKVQGNKNRGNSKSVTQVGRRLRVNGEILLSLEYDRETNSVAVFMNDVELLNVTYDRTARPIKWGPRNGIFAGVELEYDRFSRLTSWTWGDISETYGFDRAGRLYEIKYSDGTSMVYAFKDMFSSLPLKVTTPRGSDYLLQYDEAGALQSLTTPRSHIHTFSLQTSLGFYKYQYYSPMNRHPYEILYNDDGQILAKVYPHQSGKVAYVYDHTGKLETTLAGLSSIHYTYQETTSLVHSIDINEPNFEMRIEYKYHAGIVKDEKIKFGSKSGLDNARYRYQYDGNARISGIEVDINGKQLPQLRLKYSQNLGILEGVGDLRIYRNLFNRSVMQDSSKQFYTVTDYDEHGRVKTVLMNIRTLDVFRMELEYDNRNRIKMRKLAIGKDSKMEKITYNADGHVLEVADTENNWQYAYDENGNVIGIIREHNEKLVLGYDSGDRVVQFGDVEFNAYDGRGFVVIRGEHKYRYNSRGQLIHALEHKKFQIWYFYDDRGRLVTWNDDRENITQFFYANPKTPDLITHVHFPKSAKTFRFLYDARNFLMTVETSEQRFYVATDQNGSPLALFDTNGNLIKEMRRTPFGKIIKDTNPDFYLPIDFHGGLLDPNTKLVYLNKRLYDPTVGQWMTPAWEQMANELTTPTDIFIYRFRNNDPINFKQNVEYMTDLASWLKLYGYDISAILGSEYMKQMVYQPSATITSPQLTPDFGVMSGLQCIVDRVHEKFSDLGFVPKPLLKLEPKTRNLLPRVAHRRAVFGEGILVSRVGGRALVSVVDGVNSVVQDVVTSVFNNSYFLPLHFSVHDQDVFYFVKDNALKIRDDMEELRRLGGMFNVSTHETTEHGAGTWKELRLHNPDAAVVIKYGADPEQERHRILKHAHKRAVERAWEIEKQLVMAGFQGRGDWSKEEKDELISRGIVNGYEGVDIHSVHRYPQLADDPGNVAFTRDTKRKRRKSGNRRNRIHRHDS, encoded by the exons AGTACCTTTACCGTACGGGCACGCGCCCTCGATGATCCCAATGAGGAGACAAAGCATTCGGTGCCATTTCGTGAAAGGGGTCGACTGGTGCAGCTGGAAATTAATCGCGATGATATTGCTTATAGTGTCGTTGTGCATAACAGCGGCGCTAGCCTATGTCGTAG TGTCCAGTATAGTGAACCGGTCGTACCAGAGCGCGAAAGCGTGCACGATCGGCGAGAACGTGGAGACGAAAGCGTTGTCGGTCGACGCGAACAAGACGTCCTCGACAGCGATCGCGACGTCGTCGCAATCGAACAGCAGGACGCGTCCACAGGCGGCTCCAGGAGGTAGTATTAACCTGTCGGTTCGCATGTTAGAGCACGTGTACATCCGTAATCGTAGGGACACGTTTAACCAGCATGCGTTGCACCAAACTGTCGCATCCCCCGAGTATCGCGAAGTGCCTCCGTCGACCGTGTCAGCGCACGAGGTGGACGAGGACGAGGCCTCACGGTCCCTAACCTCGAACGGTGATCGTTTCGGTAGGGTTGTGCATGAAACGGAGCATGCGGATGATCCTCGGGCGAAAGTGAACAACACCGGCCGTACCGACGTGGTGCTCGAAGACGTACTCGAGTCGTCGGGATCGACGGCTCCCCGGGGGACGATTATGCTTGCCGTGAATGTCTCTGACTCTTCGATTACTAACTATACGCACGATCGTACCACTCGTACCACTCTCGCTGTCGACCTCGCCTCTACGTCCTCTGTCTCTCTAGTCTCTGACCCTCCTGGCGATCGTTCGCTCGCATCTTCGTTCTCCTCTTCCATTTCACTTAACGAACCGGCCAACCGACCTTCGGAGACCCCGGTGGCCGACCATGCCGCCACGAAATCGACTTGGACCGCGTTACTGGGCGACGACAACCAGAACGATACCGTTCTCGCGACCGATCGTCCAATCACCCTTGAGAATCGCGACGAAGACGTCACCGATGTCTCGTTCGAACCTAGCGTCGATACCACGGACGATGCTAACGCCGCTGAAACTTCGAACGTCTCCGGGGGCCGCGTTGACCCGCGGCGATCGTCTTCGAGCGGCCTCGAATCGAACGAGTACGGGGAAAAGATCGGTAACGGGGGCATCGTTGGCTCGATCACCGTCACCGGTTCCACCAACGATTACGGTTACGCTAGCGGTAGAAACGAGCACGTAGATAGGAACGTAGAATCGCTAGAGGACACCGAAGCAACCACGGACTCGACCGCTACGGCCTCTGGTAACGGGGATACGATCGACGATCCTCCTCCGGAACACTCGAACGTAAGTAACGACAAATGGACCGCGTACGATTTCAACGAGAACCCCGTACCGCCGCGCGCGGACGGAGATTCCGAATCGGTGTCCTCGGAATACCGGGAAGACACCGAGCGcccaacgaacgagagaaacaaTCGTCCAGGAACGAACGATCGGAACGATACGTTGAAGAGCGTGATCGTCGCGACGAACGAACAACCGTATCGTAAGAACAACGTGGATAATTATACGTCGGACGTCGTGAAGGAAACGAGAGAACTCTCGCGCGAGGAGGACTCCTCGTACGAATCGGATCCAACGGTCAGTCGCGCGAACAGCTCCGAGAAATCCGAGGAACTCCAACGGGACTACCCCGTACCGATTTATAATTACGGCCAGGAGGAGGTGGAGATCGTGAAACTTGGCCAGAAGAGCGAATCCGGTACCACGAGCGATAGCAGCCAACGCGGTTACGAGTCGTTGAACGACGTACCGCGTCTGGTACATCAGAACAGCGATCTGAAGGTGATCACCAGAGAAGAGAACGACGAGGAGTTCCTGCGCGAGTTCGAGAAGAAGTTTCGCGAGGAATCGGTCGAGTCGGAGCCACGTTTCGAGGAACCTGGATCGAGGAAGAACCAAGCGAGAACGAACACGGAGAACGATTCGGTGTCACCGTTGATTCAACAGGTGAAAATCGTCGAGGTACCGGTTCACCGGGCCGAGTACTCCTCAGCGTCTTCGTCGGCGTCCTCGTCTCATCGCGTTCTCGTGAACATAACGATAGCTTCCGGGGACTCGGCCTCCTCGGCCTCGAAACCCCTTTACGTTCTATCTGTCTCCGTACCCACGAACGGTGACGCTGAAACCCACTCGTCCGGGACGAACGTGGACCAAGCTCAGCTGCACGAGCCCGAGGCGCGAAAATCGTCCACCCACGACACCTCGAACATCGCCAATCCCATCGAGAGCAACGACAACAACCGACTACCACCGCCACCTCAACCACCGTCCTCGCCACCGCCGTCTATCTGGGCCGGGGGCGAATGCGAGTGCTCCTGTCCGTGCATGGGCTCCTCCTCGGACGAATGGGACAACTTTTCAGCCAACGACGAAAATCTCAACTTCTATCTCGAGCCGGACAACTCGAGTCTCACGGTAGAGGAATCCTCCGAGCGTCGCGCGACGGACGATCGCTACGGGACGAAACGCAACGAATCCGACCTACCATCGTCCACGTCGTTCGTCACGGTGGACTCGGAAGATTCGACGAAAACGATCGACACCACCACCTCCTCGAGCACCGTGCACGATCCTACCTCGAGCGACGAGGAGAACACCGGATCCACGGAACGGACCTCGAATTACGAGACAGAGTCGAGCACCGTAGACATGTCGTGGTGTTCTGGGACAACATCGTTACCCCCAGAACCCACTATACTGATCCTGGAAG GTGCGAGAACATTTCCAGCCAGGTCTTTCCCACCTGACGGGACGACGTTCGCCCAGGTCGGTTTGGGACAGAAACTCAACAAGGAGATACCACCGTACAGCTACTGGAACATGCAATTCTACCAATCGGAGGCCGCGTACGTCCGATTCGACTACAATATACCACGCGGTGCGAGTATCGGGGTCTACGCCAGAAGAAACGCTCTACCCACGCACACGCAGTACGATCTCCTGGAGGTGTTGAGCGGTTTCAAAGCCAGGACCACTCGGGCGTCTCAA CCTTCGATCAAGAAAGAGGTGACGTATTACATGGAGCCTGGTCACTGGTTCCTCTCGTTGTACAACGACGACGGAGACCCTCAGGAGGTGTCGTTCATAGCCGTGATCGCGGAGGACATGACGCACAATTGTCCGAACGGTTGCAGCGGGAAGGGTGAATGTCTTCTGGGTCACTGTCAGTGCAATCCCGGTTTCGGTGGTGAGGATTGCAGCGAGAGCGTTTGCCCGGTTCTCTGCAGCCAGCGAG GGGAGTACATAAACGGCGAGTGCCAATGCAATCCCGGTTGGAAGGGCAAGGAGTGCTCTTTGCGACACGACGAGTGCGAggtgcccgattgcaacgggcgCGGTCTTTGCGCCATTGGTAAATGCATCTGCCTGCAAGGTTACAAGGGGATGTACTGCGAGGAGGAGGATTGCCTTCATCCGAATTGCTCCGGGCACGGTTTTTGCGCGGACGGCACCTGCATCTGCAAGAAAGGATGGAAGGGTGCCGACTGCAGCCAAATGGACAAGGAAGCGTTGCAGTGTCTACCCGATTGCAGCGGACACGGGAACTTTGAACTGGATACACAGACCTGTCTCTGCGAGCCCATGTGGTCCGGGGACGACTGCTCGAAAG AATTGTGCGATCTGGACTGCGGTCCCCATGGTCACTGTGTGGACAACGTCTGCGACTGTCTGCCAGGGTGGTCCGGCGAGTTGTGCAATCTGAAGCAATGCGATCCACGATGCAACGAACACGGCCAGTGCAAGAACGGGACGTGCTTGTGCGTGACCGGTTGGAACGGGAAACACTGCACGATGGAAGGTTGCCCTAACTCCTGTTCCGGGCATGGACAGTGCAGAGTCAGCAACGATGGCCAATGGGAGTGcaggtgctacgacggttgggACGGCAAGGATTGCAACGTGCTCCTCGAACAGAATTGCAACGATGGAAGAGACAACGACAAAG ACGGTCTCATCGATTGCGCGGATCCGGAATGTTGCTCGAATTATATATGTCGTAGCAGTCAGCTTTGCGTGTCGGCCCCGAAACCGATCGATATACTTCTGCGAAAGCAGCCGCCGGCCATCACCGCGTCCTTCTTCGAGAGGATGAAGTTCCTGATAGACGAAGGTAGCCTCCAGAACTACGCGCGCCAGGAGACCTTCAACGAGAG CCGATCGGCCGTTGTACGTGGCCGGGTTGTCACCCATCTTGGCACCGGTTTGATGGGGGTGAGAGTTAGCACCAGTACACCGCTGGAAGGATTTACACTGACGAGAGACGACGGATGGTTCGATCTCCTGGTGAACGGTGGCGGTGCTGTCACACTGCAATTCGGCAGATCGCCCTTTAAACCGCAAAGTCACATTGTCTTTGTACCGTGGAACGAG GTGGTGATAATCGACAAAATCGTGATGACTGCCGCCGAGGAGAAACAGCCGAGCCACGTGCCGCACTCGTGCGCCGCTCACGATTACGATATGATGAAACCGGTGGTCCTGGCGACGTGGAAGCACGGTTTCCAAGGTGCCTGCCCGGACAAGAGTGCCATATTGGCAGAGTCCCAGGTCATTCAAGAAAGTCTGCAAATACCTGGAACAGGATTGAATCTTGTCTACCACAGTTCCCGTGCGGCCGGTTATCTGTCGACGATCCAGCTGCAGCTGACTCCCGAGGTCATACCCCCTACGCTCAATTTGATCCACTTGAGGATCACGATCGAGGGCATACTGTTCGAGAGAACGTTCGAGGCCGATCCGGTGATACGGTTCACCTACGCTTGGAATCGACTGAACGTCTACCGACAACGTGTTTACGGTGTGACCACCGCCATGGTGAAAGTCGGATACGAGTACAGCGACTGCAAGGACGTGATCTGGGACGTGCAAACGACGAAGCTCAGCGGCCACGACATGTCCATTTCGGAGGTCGGAGGCTGGAATCTCGACATACATCATAGATACAATTTCCACGAGGGTATACTGCAAAAGGGCGACGGGTCCAACATCTATCTGAAGCAGAAGCCTCGCGTGATCCTCACGACCATGGGCGACGGACACCAGAGACCGGTCGACTGTTACGAGTGCGACGGCCAAGCTTCCAAGCAACGACTTCTCGCCCCTGTTGCACTTGCCACCGCGCCGGATGGCTCCATCTTCGTCGGTGACTTCAATCTCGTACGGAAGATCCTCGTAGATGGCACTGTCAGGACGGTTGTTCGACTCAA CGTGACGAGAGTCTCGTACCGCTACCACATCGCCCTGAGTCCCTTGGACGGCACCTTGTACATCTCCGATCCGGAATGTCATCAGATAATACGCGTGCGCGACACGAACGACTACACCGATCCCGATCACAACTGGGAAACCGTGGTAGGGTCCGGTGAACGGTGTCTACCCGGTGACGAGGCACATTGCGGCGACGGTGCACTCGCCAGGGACGCTAAACTCGCTTACCCGAAAGGTGTCGCTGTATCGGCCGACAACGTCCTCTATTTCGCGGACGGTACCAATATCAGGATGGTGGACAGGGACGGTATCATCACCACCGTGATTGGCAATCACATGCACCGATCCCATTGGAAACCAATTCCCTGCGAAGGCACACTAAACGTTGAGGAGGTTCATCTTCGTTGGCCCACGGAACTGGCGATCAATCCTCTCGACAACTCGTTGCACATGATCGACGATCACATGGTGCTCCAATTGGCACCCGATGGTCGGGTAAAGGTCGTAGCTGGTCGTCCTCTGCGTTGCCCTTGGCCGTCCACTTCGTTCGACACGGAACTAGCGACACACGCCACACTGGTGATGCCGCAGAGTATCGCGTTCGGGCCATCCGGTAATCTGTACATCGCCGAGAGCGATTCGCAGAGGATAAATCGTTTGCGCGTGATAGGCACCGATGGCAAGATCTCCCCGTACGCTGGCGCCGAGTCCAAGTGCAATTGTCTGGAACGCGGTTGCGATTGTTTCGAGGCCGATCATTACCTGGCGTCCACCTCAAAGTTCAACACCATATCCGCGGTGGCCGTGTCACCGGACGGGGTAGTTCACATCGGTGATCAAGCGAATTACAGAATTCGTTCCGTGACCGCGAGCATACCGGACGCAAGCGGCGCCAGGGAGTACGAGATCTACTCACCGGACACCCAGGAGATATACGTGTTCAATAGATTCGGTCAGCACGTGGCCACCAAGAACATACTCACCGGGGAGACGGTGTACCAGTTCACGTACAACGTGAACACCAGCAACGGGAAGCTGAGCACGGTAACGGACGCGGCTGGCAACAAAGTGTTCCTCTTGAGGGACTACAGCAGCCAAGTGAACTCCATCGAGAACACCAAGGGACAGAAGTGCAGGCTCCGTATGTCCAGGATGAAAATGCTCCACGAGTTGAGCACACCGGACAATTACAACGTGACGTTCGACTATCACGGTCCGACCGGTCTATTGAAGACCAAATTGGACAGCACCGGACGAAGCTACGTCTACAATTACGACGAGTTCGGTAGGCTAACCAGCGCAGTCACTCCGACGGGGAAGGTGATCAGTCTGACCTTCGATCTCAGTTTGAAGGGAGCGGTGGTCAAGGTTGGACAGAATAACAGGAAACCCATCTCGATGCTGATCAAAGGATCGTCGGTGATCACGAAAGTCGGAGAAGCCGAACAGAGGACCACTGTCCTCGCGGATGGCTCCGTGGGTCAGGTGACACCATGGGCGCACACGATCAGCACGGATACATTGCCCTATTCGGTTCTAGCCGAGATCGAACCTCTGTTGGGCGAGAGTTACCCCGTACCCGCTAAACAGAGAACCGAGATCGCCGGTGATCTGGCCAACAGATTCGAGTGGCGATACTTCCTGAGAAAGGTCCAAGGTAACAAGAATCGAGGCAACTCAAAGTCCGTCACGCAAGTCGGTAGGAGGCTACGCGTGAACGGCGAGATCCTTCTCTCTCTGGAGTACGACAGGGAGACCAACAGCGTGGCCGTGTTCATGAACGACGTGGAGCTCTTGAACGTCACCTACGACCGAACAGCGAGACCGATCAAATGGGGTCCAAGGAACGGTATCTTCGCCGGTGTGGAACTCGAGTACGATCGTTTCAGCAGACTGACCAGTTGGACCTGGGGCGACATCAGCGAAACCTACGGCTTCGACAGAGCTGGTAGACTTTACGAGATCAAGTACAGCGACGGCACGTCGATGGTCTACGCGTTCAAAGACATGTTCAGCAGTCTCCCGTTGAAAGTGACCACGCCGCGTGGAAGCGATTACTTGTTGCAATACGACGAGGCTGGAGCGTTGCAGTCTTTGACCACACCCCGATCACACATTCATACTTTCTCGCTACAAACGTCTCTAGGGTTCTACAAGTATCAGTATTACTCGCCGATGAACAGACATCCGTACGAGATTCTGTACAACGACGACGGACAGATTCTGGCCAAAGTGTATCCCCATCAAAGTGGCAAGGTTGCCTACGTTTACGACCACACTGGAAAATTGGAGACCACTCTTGCCG GTCTGTCCTCGATACATTACACGTACCAGGAGACGACGAGTTTGGTCCACAGCATCGACATCAACGAACCGAACTTCGAAATGAGGATCGAGTACAAGTACCACGCCGGTATCGTGAAAGACGAGAAGATCAAATTCGGTAGTAAAAGCGGCCTGGACAATGCCCGTTATCGTTATCAGTACGACGGTAACGCTCGGATATCCGGGATCGAGGTGGACATCAATGGCAAACAGTTGCCTCAATTGAGGCTGAAGTACAGCCAGAATCTCGGTATACTCGAGGGTGTCGGTGATCTGAGGATATACAGGAACCTGTTCAACAGATCCGTGATGCAGGACAGCAGCAAACAGTTCTACACCGTGACGGATTACGACGAACACGGTCGCGTTAAAACGGTACTAATGAACATACGTACACTGGACGTGTTCCGTATGGAACTCGAGTACGATAACCGTAACCGTATCAAGATGAGGAAGCTGGCGATCGGCAAAGACTCGAAAATGGAGAAGATCACGTACAACGCGGACGGCCACGTGCTCGAGGTGGCAGACACCGAGAACAATTGGCAGTACGCGTACGACGAAAACGGTAACGTGATCGGTATCATAAGGGAACACAACGAGAAACTCGTGTTGGGGTACGACAGCGGGGACCGTGTGGTACAGTTTGGCGACGTTGAATTCAACGCCTACGACGGTAGAGGGTTCGTCGTTATCCGTGGAGAACACAAGTACAG GTACAATTCCCGTGGTCAGTTGATCCACGCATTGGAGCACAAAAAGTTCCAGATATGGTACTTTTACGACGATCGTGGACGACTGGTCACCTGGAACGACGATCGCGAGAACATCACCCAGTTCTTCTACGCGAATCCGAAGACCCCGGATCTGATCACGCACGTCCACTTCCCGAAATCCGCCAAGACCTTCCGGTTCCTCTACGACGCTCGTAACTTCCTCATGACCGTGGAAACGTCCGAGCAGAGGTTCTACGTCGCGACGGATCAGAATGGTTCACCATTGGCGTTGTTCGACACCAACGGGAACCTCATCAAGGAGATGAGACGCACACCGTTCGGGAAGATCATCAAAGACACCAATCCGGATTTCTATCTGCCCATCGACTTCCACGGTGGTCTCCTCGATCCCAACACCAAGCTCGTCTACCTCAACAAGAGACTGTACGATCCCACGGTCGGTCAATGGATGACCCCAGCTTGGGAGCAAATGGCGAACGAGCTCACCACACCGACCGACATCTTCATCTATCGTTTCCGTAACAACGATCCGATCAACTTCAAGCAGAACGTCGAGTACATGACCGACCTGGCCAGCTGGTTGAAGCTATACGGTTACGACATATCCGCGATCCTCGGCTCCGAGTACATGAAACAAATGGTGTACCAACCGAGCGCCACGATCACCTCCCCTCAACTGACACCAGACTTCGGTGTGATGTCCGGTCTCCAGTGTATCGTGGACCGTGTACACGAGAAGTTCTCCGATCTGGGATTCGTGCCTAAACCGTTGCTGAAACTGGAACCAAAGACGCGTAATCTTCTTCCACGTGTGGCTCATCGTCGAGCGGTGTTCGGTGAGGGTATCCTTGTGTCTCGAGTCGGTGGACGCGCGTTGGTCAGCGTTGTGGACGGTGTGAACAGCGTGGTCCAGGATGTGGTCACCTCGGTGTTCAACAACTCGTACTTCCTGCCGTTGCACTTCAGCGTTCACGACCAGGACGTGTTCTATTTCGTGAAGGACAACGCGTTGAAGATACGCGACGACATGGAGGAGCTGCGTCGTTTGGGCGGTATGTTCAACGTGTCCACTCACGAGACCACGGAACACGGAGCGGGTACTTGGAAGGAGTTGAGGCTTCACAATCCGGACGCGGCGGTGGTGATCAAATACGGAGCCGATCCGGAACAGGAGAGGCACAGGATACTGAAACACGCTCACAAGAGGGCGGTGGAGAGGGCCTGGGAGATCGAGAAACAGCTCGTGATGGCCGGTTTCCAAGGCAGGGGCGATTGGTCCAAGGAGGAGAAGGACGAGCTGATCAGTCGTGGTATCGTGAACGGTTACGAGGGTGTCGACATACACAGCGTGCACAGATACCCCCAGCTGGCCGACGATCCCGGCAACGTGGCGTTCACCAGGGACACCAAGAGGAAACGACGGAAGAGCGGGAACAGGCGCAACAGGATCCACAGGCACGACTCGTGA